CCCAGCCGGTCAGCCCGGTATCGGTTTCGATAGCGACGATAACGCTGTCCATCTTCTCCACGTACACCCGCCCGCCCGAGACGAGGTAGGGTTTTTTGAGGGGAAGTTCCAGTGCGTACACTGTGATTTTGCTGATTCTGGCCGACATTGCCCGTCCCTGTAGCAAAGTTCAAATTCATGGCAGTATACTGTCACGTAAGCAGGTGTTGAACACAACCGGAGAAATGTTAAGAAATGTTAAGCCCGATTGTGTTCGCGCCCGAACCTGAATAGTCTACTCACGTATCAGGCTGGCTGCTTTGTCGGCTGCTGGTAAATGCCGAGGTTTACGAAGCGGGATGCAAGACATGGCGGACATCAGTCTGGAAAATATACTGGACGTGACATTGCGGGATGGTGGTTATCTCAACCAGTGGCAGTTTTCCAGGAAAGAGGTCAGGTATCTGCTTGACTTTCTGGCAAGGCAAGGCATCAGGCAGGTTGAAGTCGGCTTCTTGCGTACTGCTGCTCAGACGACTTCCGTGGTCAATGGCTGTCCGGCTACATTTCTGCAAGAAATTACGCAGCAACATCCGGGGATGCAGTGGGTCGGCATGTTGAATCCGGCAGATGCGGACTGGCGGGAGGCGGTGGCGGGCAAGCTGCCATATCTGTCGCTGGTGCGCCTGACCTGCACAGCAGAGGTGATTGGGCAAGCCTTGGAGATTGCGGCTTATCTGCACGAACAATCTCCCACCATCAAGGTCAGCATCAACCTGATCTGCATTTCCTCTTACCGTTACGCTGAGATCGTTGATTTGTTGAAGCGCATCGCCCCGTCACCCCATGTCGACCGCCTGTATTTCGCTGATTCGCGTGGCGCTTTGTTACCGCACGAAATTGAGCCGTTGTATGCGCTGGCGAAACAGCATTGTCAACTGCCGTTGGGGTTTCATGCCCACGATACACTCGGCAATGCGGTTGAGAATTCCAACCGGGCATTTGTCTGTGGTTGCGATTTGATTGATGTTTCGCTGAACAGCTTTGGTCTGGCAGGGGGCAACACCTCACTGGCTGCGTACCTGAAGGCAAATGCGCTGGCTGATACGCCCATCGAAACGGCGACCCTGGATTTTTGCGAACAGCACCTCTCGCTGCGGGAAGCGGACATGGGGGATCGCGGCCTGTTCGCCTTGCTCGCCCGGCAAAACGTTGACCCCATCTGGAGCGACGATCTGCTGGAAACGTATCCGCATGAGCTTGCCGGGTTGATAGACCGGTTGCCGCGACAGCCTTATAAAACGCTGGACGAGGTGCTGACTGCCATT
The sequence above is drawn from the Thiothrix nivea DSM 5205 genome and encodes:
- a CDS encoding pyruvate carboxyltransferase; amino-acid sequence: MADISLENILDVTLRDGGYLNQWQFSRKEVRYLLDFLARQGIRQVEVGFLRTAAQTTSVVNGCPATFLQEITQQHPGMQWVGMLNPADADWREAVAGKLPYLSLVRLTCTAEVIGQALEIAAYLHEQSPTIKVSINLICISSYRYAEIVDLLKRIAPSPHVDRLYFADSRGALLPHEIEPLYALAKQHCQLPLGFHAHDTLGNAVENSNRAFVCGCDLIDVSLNSFGLAGGNTSLAAYLKANALADTPIETATLDFCEQHLSLREADMGDRGLFALLARQNVDPIWSDDLLETYPHELAGLIDRLPRQPYKTLDEVLTAIRALEKEPCHEKC